A single region of the Aeromicrobium chenweiae genome encodes:
- a CDS encoding MMPL family transporter has translation MTLLFVLLSGAVFALAPEARESNAPTAGLPDSADSTTVARLQQTLPSSDVSPAIVVVDRDGGKALTGEDKKAVEELAATLGSASVTDDELRPVFSEDGTVALVAVPLKASTGADKVEALRSTVEKSLPDGVTAEVTGGPAFEADLQDVFAGADVRLLISTALVVALLLLVTYRSPWLWLVPLIVVALGDRVAALAVATATQVFDYDVDGSTTGITSVLVFGAGTNYALLLIARYREELRRHEDRFVAMRAAWRQAAPAILASSGTVALALLTLSFADTPTNRALGWSAAIGIAVAVIFGLIALPAAMVLFGRGLFWPFVPRLGQKDPARSGVWARVGATVVRRPRAFTAGSLALLALLAVGGSGLQVGLTQNERFRETPESVLGQETLAQAFPAGFAEPTVVLAKPDRAKDVLADLKDVDGVSTVRPGPASDEWAELDVVLDSDRGSDRAADTIDRMRAAVDDGALVGGGDAQDLDARAAASHDRLLIFPLVLVIVLVILVALLRSIVAAVVLVLTVVATYVAAMGAGWFVFTHFFDFPALDLPVPLFAFIFLVALGVDYNIFLATRAREEAADKPIAGAMSTALAVTGGVITSAGVVLAAVFAVLGVLPLVTLTQIGVIVGIGVLLDTLVVRSLLVPALATLVGERFWWPSHSGRD, from the coding sequence GTGACGTTGCTGTTCGTGCTGCTCTCCGGGGCGGTGTTCGCCCTGGCCCCCGAGGCCCGGGAGTCGAACGCCCCGACCGCGGGGCTGCCGGACTCCGCCGACTCCACGACCGTGGCACGGCTCCAGCAGACCCTGCCGTCGAGTGACGTGTCCCCGGCGATCGTCGTCGTCGACCGGGACGGTGGCAAGGCGCTGACCGGCGAGGACAAGAAGGCCGTCGAGGAGCTCGCGGCCACGCTCGGGTCCGCCTCCGTCACCGACGACGAGCTCAGGCCCGTGTTCTCCGAGGACGGCACCGTGGCGCTCGTCGCCGTGCCGCTGAAGGCCTCCACCGGTGCCGACAAGGTCGAGGCGCTGCGCTCGACCGTCGAGAAGTCCCTGCCCGACGGCGTGACCGCGGAGGTGACCGGCGGTCCCGCGTTCGAGGCCGATCTCCAGGACGTCTTCGCGGGCGCGGACGTCCGCCTCCTGATCTCCACCGCGCTCGTCGTGGCGCTCCTGCTGCTCGTCACCTACCGCAGCCCGTGGCTGTGGCTGGTGCCGTTGATCGTCGTGGCCCTCGGCGACCGCGTCGCCGCCCTGGCGGTCGCGACCGCGACGCAGGTCTTCGACTACGACGTGGACGGGTCCACGACGGGCATCACCTCCGTGCTCGTGTTCGGTGCGGGCACGAACTACGCCCTGCTGCTCATCGCGCGCTATCGCGAGGAGCTGCGACGGCACGAGGACCGTTTCGTCGCGATGCGGGCGGCCTGGCGTCAGGCAGCCCCGGCCATCCTGGCCAGCTCGGGCACCGTCGCGCTCGCACTCCTGACGCTCTCCTTCGCCGACACCCCCACGAACCGCGCACTCGGCTGGTCCGCGGCGATCGGGATCGCGGTCGCGGTGATCTTCGGCCTGATCGCGCTCCCGGCCGCCATGGTGCTGTTCGGGCGGGGCCTGTTCTGGCCGTTCGTGCCGCGCCTCGGTCAGAAGGACCCGGCCCGCAGCGGTGTGTGGGCCCGGGTCGGCGCGACCGTCGTCCGCCGCCCGCGGGCCTTCACCGCGGGATCGCTCGCCCTGCTCGCGCTGCTCGCCGTCGGGGGCTCCGGGCTGCAGGTCGGGCTGACCCAGAACGAGAGGTTCCGGGAGACCCCGGAGTCGGTCCTGGGCCAGGAGACGCTGGCGCAGGCGTTCCCCGCCGGGTTCGCCGAGCCGACGGTCGTCCTGGCGAAGCCCGACCGGGCCAAGGACGTCCTCGCGGACCTGAAGGACGTCGACGGCGTCTCGACCGTCCGGCCCGGCCCCGCCTCCGACGAGTGGGCCGAGCTGGACGTCGTGCTGGACAGTGATCGCGGGTCCGACCGTGCCGCGGACACGATCGACCGGATGCGCGCAGCGGTCGACGACGGTGCGCTGGTCGGTGGCGGTGACGCGCAGGACCTGGACGCGAGGGCAGCCGCCTCCCACGACCGGCTCCTGATCTTCCCGTTGGTCCTCGTGATCGTGCTGGTCATCCTGGTCGCGCTGCTCAGGTCGATCGTGGCCGCCGTCGTCCTGGTGCTGACCGTCGTCGCGACCTACGTGGCCGCGATGGGCGCCGGCTGGTTCGTGTTCACGCACTTCTTCGACTTCCCGGCGCTCGACCTGCCGGTGCCGCTGTTCGCGTTCATCTTCCTCGTGGCGCTCGGCGTCGACTACAACATCTTCTTGGCGACCCGGGCGCGCGAGGAGGCGGCCGACAAGCCGATCGCGGGCGCGATGTCGACGGCACTGGCGGTGACCGGTGGCGTGATCACGAGCGCAGGCGTGGTGCTCGCGGCGGTCTTCGCGGTCCTCGGCGTGCTGCCGCTCGTCACGCTCACGCAGATCGGCGTCATCGTCGGCATCGGCGTGCTGCTCGACACCCTGGTGGTGCGCAGCCTCCTGGTCCCGGCGCTCGCGACGCTGGTCGGCGAGCGGTTCTGGTGGCCGAGCCACTCCGGGCGCGACTGA
- a CDS encoding SDR family oxidoreductase yields the protein MTPSSTPGRALVVGATGIIGQALSTQLVAGGWTTFGLSRSGRPQPGVTSVAADLADPEALQAALADVAPQLVAITAWTRQDTEEENIAVNGAAVRNVLAALEPARSVQHVALVTGLKHYLGPFEAYGSGDVPDTPFREEEPRLDYPNFYYAQEDELFASAERNAFTWSVHRAHTVFGFATGNAMNMVLTLSAYATICRRLGRPFVFPGSELQWNGLTDVTDADLLAEQIIWAGTHEAGRDQAFNIANGDVFRWRALWPRVAEHFGVPWEGFEGEPRPLEQSMVGMADTWRDIASEHDLVEPDLSRIASWWHTDSDLGRTVESLTDMNKSRRAGFLGFRDSRESFFDHVRKYREAHIIP from the coding sequence ATGACCCCCAGCAGCACTCCCGGACGCGCCCTCGTGGTCGGCGCGACCGGCATCATCGGCCAGGCGTTGAGCACACAGCTCGTGGCGGGGGGCTGGACGACGTTCGGCCTCTCCCGGAGCGGACGCCCCCAGCCCGGTGTCACGTCGGTCGCAGCGGACCTGGCCGACCCCGAGGCCCTGCAGGCGGCCCTCGCGGACGTGGCTCCCCAGCTCGTCGCGATCACGGCGTGGACCCGTCAGGACACCGAGGAGGAGAACATCGCCGTCAACGGGGCGGCGGTGCGCAACGTGCTCGCGGCACTCGAGCCGGCCCGGTCGGTGCAGCACGTCGCCCTGGTGACCGGGCTCAAGCACTACCTCGGCCCCTTCGAGGCGTACGGCTCCGGGGACGTGCCGGACACCCCGTTCCGCGAGGAGGAGCCCCGTCTGGACTACCCGAACTTCTACTACGCCCAGGAGGACGAGCTGTTCGCCTCCGCCGAGCGCAATGCGTTCACGTGGAGCGTGCACCGCGCCCACACCGTCTTCGGCTTCGCCACGGGCAACGCGATGAACATGGTGCTGACGCTGTCCGCCTACGCGACGATCTGCCGGCGGCTGGGCCGTCCGTTCGTCTTCCCGGGCTCCGAGCTGCAGTGGAACGGCCTCACCGACGTCACGGACGCGGACCTGCTCGCGGAGCAGATCATCTGGGCCGGCACCCACGAGGCCGGCCGCGACCAGGCGTTCAACATCGCGAACGGCGACGTGTTCCGCTGGCGGGCCCTGTGGCCCCGGGTCGCCGAGCACTTCGGCGTCCCGTGGGAGGGTTTCGAGGGCGAGCCGCGCCCCCTCGAGCAGAGCATGGTCGGCATGGCGGACACGTGGCGGGACATCGCCTCGGAGCACGACCTCGTCGAGCCCGATCTGTCCCGGATCGCGTCGTGGTGGCACACCGACAGCGACCTCGGCCGCACCGTCGAGAGCCTGACGGACATGAACAAGAGCCGGCGCGCCGGGTTCCTCGGGTTCCGGGACTCACGGGAGAGCTTCTTCGACCACGTCCGGAAGTACCGCGAGGCCCACATCATCCCGTGA
- a CDS encoding serine hydrolase domain-containing protein: MTDLNDTKTWLDEQLPALLEKHDVPAAAWAVLKDGAVVDGAAGVLSKATGVEATADSVFQIGSITKLWTSTLVMQLVDEGLVDLDEPVRTYLPEFRIVDEAAAAVITTRQLLNHTAGFEGDIFTDTGTGDDALEKFVALLADVPQLFEPGEQFSYNNAGFCVLGRLVEVVRSTTYDAALREHVVAPLGLTHVATGPYEAIMFRAAVGHIQSEPDSGYEPAPIWAMARSNAPAGSMLAMRPRDLLAFARMHLEDGRAQDGTQVLAPGTAAAMQARAVDVPYTGIMGSSWGLGFERFDVAEGDIVGHDGSTLGQNGFLRMVPEAGLAVALLVNGGDVVSLYHELVGRVVDELSDTQLPELPTPPADPERVDAGRYVGTYSADVVDLVVTQDDDGRIWMDTIYKGMFADLEEHQPPQELVHFRDDSLIPLQGEHGMHMPHWFLGDDGEGHAQYLHIGRAIRRA, translated from the coding sequence GTGACCGACCTCAACGACACGAAGACCTGGCTCGACGAGCAGCTTCCTGCGCTCCTCGAGAAGCACGACGTCCCCGCAGCCGCGTGGGCCGTGCTCAAAGACGGCGCAGTCGTCGACGGAGCAGCGGGCGTGCTCAGCAAGGCGACCGGCGTGGAAGCCACCGCGGACTCGGTGTTCCAGATCGGATCCATCACCAAGCTCTGGACCAGCACCCTGGTCATGCAGCTGGTCGACGAGGGACTCGTCGACCTCGACGAGCCGGTGCGCACGTACCTCCCGGAGTTCCGGATCGTCGACGAGGCCGCGGCAGCGGTCATCACGACGCGCCAGCTCCTCAACCACACCGCCGGTTTCGAGGGCGACATCTTCACGGACACCGGGACGGGCGACGACGCGCTCGAGAAGTTCGTGGCGCTGCTCGCGGACGTGCCGCAGCTGTTCGAGCCGGGGGAGCAGTTCTCCTACAACAACGCCGGGTTCTGCGTGCTCGGGCGCCTGGTCGAGGTGGTGCGCAGCACGACGTACGACGCCGCGCTGCGCGAGCACGTCGTCGCCCCGCTCGGACTGACCCACGTGGCCACCGGACCGTACGAGGCGATCATGTTCCGCGCGGCCGTGGGGCACATCCAGAGCGAGCCGGACTCGGGCTACGAGCCCGCCCCGATCTGGGCGATGGCCCGCTCGAACGCTCCCGCCGGCTCGATGCTCGCGATGCGTCCCCGTGACCTGCTGGCGTTCGCCCGCATGCACCTCGAGGACGGCCGCGCGCAGGACGGCACCCAGGTGCTCGCCCCGGGCACGGCAGCCGCCATGCAGGCGCGGGCGGTCGACGTGCCGTACACGGGCATCATGGGATCCTCCTGGGGCCTCGGGTTCGAGCGTTTCGACGTCGCCGAGGGCGACATCGTCGGGCACGACGGCAGCACCCTCGGCCAGAACGGGTTCCTGCGGATGGTGCCGGAGGCGGGCCTGGCGGTCGCGCTGCTGGTCAACGGCGGAGACGTCGTCTCGCTGTACCACGAGCTCGTGGGACGCGTCGTCGACGAGCTGTCGGACACCCAGCTGCCGGAGCTGCCCACCCCGCCCGCGGACCCCGAGCGCGTCGACGCCGGCCGGTACGTCGGCACCTACTCCGCGGACGTCGTGGACCTCGTGGTGACGCAGGACGACGACGGGCGCATCTGGATGGACACCATCTACAAGGGCATGTTCGCCGACCTCGAGGAGCACCAGCCGCCGCAGGAGCTCGTGCACTTCCGGGACGACAGCCTCATCCCGCTGCAGGGCGAGCACGGCATGCACATGCCGCACTGGTTCCTCGGCGACGACGGCGAGGGCCACGCCCAGTACCTC
- a CDS encoding TetR/AcrR family transcriptional regulator has product MPTPDRTSLPAIVAAAEHLLDGEGLRAVTMAAVAERVGVRPPSLYKRVSNRGELIRLLAEAATRDLGARIAAVEHAAGDPRARLEGIAIAVRTFAHARPAAYQLVFTSGAEEVGLSRELLQTTSAPLLAAVGELAGPDRALEAARTVTAWLTGLIAMELGGEFRLGGEIGDAFDYGIDRLADAITAA; this is encoded by the coding sequence ATGCCGACTCCCGACCGCACGTCCCTGCCCGCGATCGTCGCCGCCGCCGAGCACCTCCTCGACGGCGAGGGTCTCAGGGCCGTGACGATGGCCGCTGTCGCCGAGCGGGTGGGGGTCCGCCCGCCGTCGCTCTACAAGCGTGTGAGCAACCGCGGCGAGCTGATCCGCCTGCTGGCCGAGGCCGCGACCCGTGACCTCGGCGCGCGGATCGCCGCCGTGGAGCACGCCGCCGGCGATCCGCGGGCCAGGCTCGAGGGCATCGCGATCGCGGTCCGCACGTTCGCCCACGCGCGGCCCGCGGCGTACCAGCTGGTCTTCACCTCCGGCGCCGAGGAGGTGGGACTCTCCCGTGAACTGCTGCAGACGACCAGCGCGCCACTCCTCGCCGCGGTGGGCGAGCTCGCTGGCCCGGACCGCGCGCTCGAGGCGGCGCGCACCGTCACCGCGTGGCTCACCGGCTTGATCGCGATGGAGCTCGGCGGTGAGTTCCGTCTCGGCGGCGAGATCGGCGACGCGTTCGACTACGGGATCGACCGCCTGGCCGACGCGATCACCGCCGCCTGA
- a CDS encoding MarR family winged helix-turn-helix transcriptional regulator, with protein MTSANRRGAGSPAATELVRELRTFTAEVERYVLQMSHVHAMHRTDLAAIGLVMDRDATSPKDISDGLGLSPSATSAMLDRLERAGHVRRERVETDRRSVRVEITEDALAVGGSMFAILAKHMRQVLDVHDEQELARAAALMHQLTAAARAARDEAAGT; from the coding sequence ATGACCTCCGCCAATCGGCGCGGTGCGGGATCGCCGGCTGCCACCGAGCTCGTCCGCGAGCTGCGCACGTTCACCGCCGAGGTCGAGCGGTACGTGCTGCAGATGAGCCACGTGCACGCGATGCACCGCACCGACCTGGCCGCGATCGGCCTGGTGATGGATCGCGACGCCACCTCGCCGAAGGACATCAGCGACGGCCTCGGGCTCAGCCCCTCGGCCACCAGCGCGATGCTGGACCGGCTCGAACGGGCCGGGCACGTGCGACGGGAGCGGGTCGAGACCGATCGGCGGTCGGTGCGCGTCGAGATCACCGAGGACGCACTGGCGGTCGGCGGCTCCATGTTCGCGATCCTGGCCAAGCACATGCGCCAGGTGCTCGACGTGCACGACGAGCAGGAGCTCGCTCGCGCCGCGGCGCTGATGCATCAGCTCACCGCCGCGGCCCGTGCCGCCCGCGACGAGGCCGCCGGCACCTGA
- a CDS encoding ATP-binding cassette domain-containing protein, translating into MPEHRETDLNGTDLPTGSSGWIRVRGAREHNLRDVDVDLPRDCFVVFTGVSGSGKSSLAFGTVFAESQRRYFESVAPYARRLLSQVGAPDIDTIDGMPPAVALQQARGATSSRSSLGTLSSLSDVLRLLYSRAGTYPEGADHLPASAFSPNTAIGACPTCHGSGVSRSTTEELLVPDPSLSIDEGAIGVWANRAWVGLNVRRMVTKLGIDIHAPWHTLPQEQRDWLLFTDEEPRMLLQGNKQGEASAYHGHWSSAEKYLMRNLAKTQSASQREKLEAFRAEGPCPTCHGKRLRPAALAVTFAGVDIAEMAAMPLSQVCALLDTGLEQQARGTDRHGAAAATAARSLVKDFASRVEAIIGLGLGYLSMDRSSTALSPGELQRVRLAGQLRAGLFGVLYVLDEPSAGLHPADSEALYAALRELVAAGNSLFVVEHDLAIARHADWVVDVGPSAGVLGGHVVHSGPPEGLAAVAESVTAEFMFDRTPPPTLAAREPVAWRELDHLSLHNLQDVSIRLPIGVMTAITGVSGSGKSSLLAATLERLEAEPVVDGEQQRIISIDQRPIGRSPRSNLATYTGLFDAVRRLFAATPAAKDRGWAAGRFSFNVAAGRCPTCEGEGFIAIELVFLPTSYSVCPTCNGSRYNPETLEVHYRERDIGQVLAMTVQEAATFFEDVPGVHRSLATLLDVGLGYLTLGQPATELSGGEAQRIKLATELQRPRREGTIFVLDEPTGGLHPVNVRDLVRVLGRLTDAGDTVIVVEHDMQVVAAADWVIELGPGGGDRGGTVVAAATPADLLEVEQSVTAPYLRRAVEREMSATSHQ; encoded by the coding sequence ATGCCCGAGCACCGTGAGACAGACCTGAACGGAACCGACCTGCCCACCGGCTCGTCCGGATGGATCCGCGTCCGGGGGGCGCGCGAGCACAACCTGCGCGACGTCGACGTCGACCTGCCCCGCGACTGCTTCGTCGTCTTCACCGGGGTCTCCGGCTCGGGCAAGTCGTCGTTGGCCTTCGGAACGGTGTTCGCCGAGTCGCAACGTCGCTACTTCGAGTCCGTCGCCCCGTACGCCCGGCGGCTCCTGTCGCAGGTGGGCGCGCCCGACATCGACACGATCGACGGGATGCCGCCGGCCGTGGCGCTGCAGCAGGCGCGCGGAGCCACGAGCTCCCGGTCGTCGCTCGGCACCCTCAGCTCGCTCTCGGACGTGCTGCGCCTGCTGTACAGCCGGGCCGGCACCTACCCCGAGGGCGCCGACCACCTGCCGGCGTCCGCGTTCTCCCCCAACACCGCGATCGGCGCGTGCCCGACGTGCCACGGCAGCGGGGTCTCGCGCAGCACGACCGAGGAGCTCCTCGTCCCCGATCCGAGCCTGTCGATCGACGAGGGCGCGATCGGCGTCTGGGCGAACCGCGCCTGGGTCGGTCTCAACGTGCGGCGCATGGTCACCAAGCTCGGCATCGACATCCACGCGCCGTGGCACACCCTGCCCCAGGAGCAGCGCGACTGGCTGCTCTTCACCGACGAGGAGCCCCGGATGCTCCTGCAGGGCAACAAGCAGGGAGAGGCGAGCGCATACCACGGTCACTGGTCGTCCGCGGAGAAGTACCTGATGCGCAACCTGGCGAAGACGCAGTCGGCGAGCCAGCGCGAGAAGCTCGAGGCGTTCCGCGCCGAGGGGCCGTGCCCCACCTGCCACGGCAAGCGCCTGCGCCCGGCCGCCTTGGCGGTGACCTTCGCGGGGGTCGACATCGCCGAGATGGCAGCGATGCCGCTGTCCCAGGTGTGCGCGCTGCTGGACACCGGTCTGGAGCAGCAGGCCCGCGGCACCGACCGGCACGGAGCGGCAGCAGCCACGGCGGCCCGCTCCCTGGTGAAGGACTTCGCGTCGCGGGTCGAGGCCATCATCGGGCTGGGCCTGGGCTACCTGTCGATGGACCGGTCGAGCACGGCCCTGTCCCCCGGGGAGCTGCAGCGCGTCCGCCTCGCGGGGCAGCTGCGCGCCGGCCTGTTCGGCGTCCTGTACGTGCTGGACGAGCCGTCCGCGGGCCTTCACCCCGCGGACTCCGAGGCGCTGTACGCGGCGCTGCGGGAGCTCGTCGCTGCCGGCAACTCCCTGTTCGTGGTCGAGCACGATCTGGCGATCGCCCGGCACGCCGACTGGGTGGTCGACGTGGGTCCGAGCGCCGGCGTCCTCGGTGGACATGTCGTGCACAGCGGGCCTCCTGAGGGACTCGCGGCGGTCGCCGAATCGGTGACCGCCGAGTTCATGTTCGACCGCACGCCTCCCCCGACGCTGGCGGCCCGCGAGCCGGTCGCCTGGCGTGAGCTGGACCACCTGTCGTTGCACAACCTGCAGGACGTCAGCATCCGGCTCCCGATCGGGGTGATGACCGCGATCACCGGCGTCTCCGGGTCCGGCAAGTCCTCCCTGCTCGCAGCCACGCTCGAGCGCCTGGAGGCCGAGCCGGTCGTCGACGGCGAGCAGCAGCGGATCATCTCGATCGACCAACGGCCGATCGGCCGGTCCCCCCGGTCGAATCTCGCGACCTACACCGGACTGTTCGACGCCGTACGACGGCTGTTCGCGGCGACCCCGGCGGCGAAGGACCGCGGCTGGGCGGCCGGACGGTTCTCGTTCAACGTCGCCGCCGGCCGCTGCCCCACGTGCGAGGGCGAGGGATTCATCGCGATCGAGCTCGTCTTCCTGCCGACCAGCTACTCGGTGTGCCCCACCTGCAACGGCTCGCGGTACAACCCCGAGACGCTGGAGGTGCACTACCGCGAGCGAGACATCGGCCAGGTGCTCGCGATGACCGTCCAGGAGGCCGCGACCTTCTTCGAGGACGTACCGGGCGTGCACCGGTCGCTGGCGACGCTGCTCGACGTCGGCCTGGGTTACCTGACCCTCGGACAGCCGGCGACCGAGCTCTCGGGCGGCGAGGCCCAGCGCATCAAGCTGGCCACCGAGCTGCAGCGTCCGAGGCGGGAGGGCACGATCTTCGTGCTCGACGAGCCGACCGGTGGTCTCCACCCGGTCAACGTGCGCGACCTCGTGCGCGTCCTCGGTCGGCTCACCGATGCGGGCGACACGGTCATCGTGGTGGAGCACGACATGCAGGTCGTCGCCGCAGCGGACTGGGTCATCGAGCTGGGCCCCGGCGGCGGGGACCGCGGCGGCACCGTCGTGGCCGCCGCCACCCCGGCGGACCTCCTGGAGGTCGAGCAGAGCGTCACCGCCCCGTACCTGCGCCGCGCGGTCGAGCGGGAGATGAGTGCCACGTCACATCAGTGA
- a CDS encoding CsbD family protein, whose product MSHDKHTAAGAREGLFDSVAGKAKEVAGAVTGKDDLVEEGQLQQAAAEHRKSAVAEEALADAKRQEAAEELRETNHEAAAEKEAAHDRADVAQRAVDRERAEEHAEAERVAAQQEAIGRRSAEQQAEEVEREREREAVALAENAERTEQQAVADRERLEREAAAAEHQAAQLRADENRS is encoded by the coding sequence ATGAGCCATGACAAGCACACAGCAGCAGGAGCCCGCGAGGGACTGTTCGACAGCGTCGCGGGCAAGGCCAAGGAAGTCGCCGGAGCGGTGACCGGCAAGGACGATCTCGTGGAGGAGGGCCAGCTTCAGCAGGCAGCGGCGGAGCACCGCAAGTCCGCCGTCGCCGAGGAGGCGCTCGCCGACGCGAAGCGTCAGGAAGCCGCCGAGGAGCTCCGCGAGACCAACCACGAGGCGGCAGCCGAGAAGGAGGCCGCCCATGACCGGGCCGACGTCGCCCAGCGTGCCGTCGACCGCGAGCGGGCCGAGGAGCACGCCGAGGCTGAACGCGTGGCCGCACAGCAGGAGGCCATCGGACGCCGTTCCGCCGAGCAGCAGGCCGAGGAGGTCGAGCGCGAGCGCGAGCGGGAGGCCGTCGCCCTCGCCGAGAACGCCGAACGGACCGAGCAGCAGGCGGTCGCCGACCGCGAACGCCTCGAGCGCGAGGCCGCAGCCGCCGAGCACCAGGCCGCGCAGCTGCGCGCCGACGAGAACAGGAGTTGA